One window of the Ananas comosus cultivar F153 linkage group 21, ASM154086v1, whole genome shotgun sequence genome contains the following:
- the LOC109726380 gene encoding tRNA (guanine(37)-N1)-methyltransferase gives MESRIVLDESKFEQKLQLWALRIPRELSSSVTRLLHGCLLDKPRIKPITEDPDCEKNRLAVLSERIQNPDLSEIPDEKLDSLKKLCNFEAVPYSLTLGYSYWSADHILKKILPAGVEVPSSFETIGHIAHLNISDELLLYKDVIAKVIYDKNHPRIQTVVNKVGTITNEFRVPKFEILAGKDDMVTEVKQYGATFRLNYGLVYWNSRLEHEHIRLVSLFQKGDSICDMFAGIGPFSIPAAQKGCTVYANDLNPDSVHYLRTNAKINKVEDHVIPYNMDARAFIRHLVVPTDSEMEVESQCATIRGSKGNTLQPNEESAMEKGTLDDAGDSEKCVNGSSTIAAKRRAEISSEDGGTENNDLNATTKRHRNTNKRVRGCVPSSLKPWEHFDHMIMNLPASALQFLDVFHGLLRKKHWKGLLPWIHCYCFMRSNETKESILADAESTLNAKIADPIFHRVRDVAPNKAMYCLSFRLPEECFKEESQGLMLSADTKS, from the exons ATGGAAAGTCGCATAGTACTGGACGAGAGTAAATTTGAGCAGAAGCTTCAGCTATGGGCGCTTCGGATCCCACGCGAGCTCTCCAGCTCCGTCACTCGCCTCCTTCATGG CTGCTTGCTAGATAAGCCTCGTATCAAACCCATAACTGAAGATCCGGACTGTGAGAAAAATCGCCTCGCCGTATTATCTGAAAGGATCCAAAACCCTG ATTTATCTGAGATCCCTGATGAAAAGCTGGATTCACTGAAGAAGTTGTGCAATTTCGAAGCAGTTCCCTATTCATTGACACTTGGGTACTCTTACTGGAGTGCAG accatattttgaagaaaattctGCCTGCAGGAGTGGAAGTGCCTTCTTCTTTTGAAACAATAG GCCATATTGCTCATCTAAATATATCTGATGAATTGCTTCTTTACAAGGATGTCATAGCAAAGGTTATCTATGAT AAGAATCACCCTAGAATCCAAACAGTGGTAAATAAAGTTGGAACTATCACAAACGAATTCCGAGtgccaaaatttgaaattttagcaGGAAAAGATGATATGGTCACTGAGGTTAAGCAGTATGGTGCTACTTTCAGACTTAATTATGGTTTGGTCTACTGGAACTCGAGACTCGAGCATGAGCACATACGGCTGGTTTCCCTTTTCCAGAAAGGAGATAGTATTTGCGACATGTTTGCTGGAATTGGTCCCTTCTCAATTCCAGCTGCACAGAAAGGATGCACTGTGTATGCAAATGATTTAAATCCTGATAGTGTCCATTATTTAAGAACAAATGCAAAGATAAATAAGGTGGAGGACCATGTTATTCCATATAACATGGATGCTAGAGCATTCATTCGTCACTTGGTGGTACCGACTGATTCGGAGATGGAAGTAGAGTCTCAATGTGCTACTATTAGAGGAAGTAAGGGAAACACATTACAACCTAATGAAGAATCAGCTATGGAAAAAGGAACTCTAGATG ATGCTGGAGACAGTGAAAAATGTGTGAATGGTTCATCTACCATTGCCGCTAAGAGACGAGCAGAGATCTCCAGTGAAG ATGGCGGCACTGAAAATAATGACTTAAATGCAACGACCAAGAGACACAGAAACACTAACAAGAGAGTACGTGGCTGTGTACCATCTTCTCTCAAGCCCTGGGAACATTTTGATCACATGATAATGAATCTTCCTGCTTCTGCTCTGCAATTTCTTG ATGTTTTCCATGGTCTTCTCCGGAAGAAACACTGGAAGGGGCTTTTACCTTGGATACACTGCTACTGTTTCATGCGTTCAAATGAAACGAAAGAATCTATACTCGCT GATGCAGAGTCGACTTTAAATGCCAAAATAGCAGACCCAATTTTTCATAGGGTTCGAGATGTTGCGCCCAACAAG GCTATGTATTGTTTGAGCTTCAGGCTGCCCGAAGAATGTTTTAAGGAGGAATCGCAAGGTTTGATGCTATCCGCTGATACCAAGTCATAG
- the LOC109726381 gene encoding transcription factor bHLH113-like, whose product MMMTEIVDHKRKNYDNYFHGTAASAAMTTATAAAAAAATNYGSMSGKKLKTDAGGGPIYPKEKKDRIGERVAALQQLVSPFGKSDTASVLQEASGYIKFLHDQLKVLSAPYLRTSVAGKVEDGDYYSLGSRGLCLMPVAVTLGIARSNGADLWAPVNSSSRNP is encoded by the exons ATGATGATGACAGAAATAGTTGATCATAAAAGAAAGAATTACGACAATTACTTTCACGGCACCGCCGCCAGCGCAGCCATGACAACCGcaactgccgccgccgccgccgccgccaccaatTATGGTAGTATGAGCGGCAAGAAGTTGAAGACAGATGCAGGAGGAGGCCCCATCTATCCAAAG GAGAAGAAGGACAGGATTGGAGAGCGAGTCGCGGCGCTGCAACAACTGGTCTCTCCTTTCGGAAAG TCGGATACAGCTTCGGTTCTTCAAGAAGCTTCTGGGTACATCAAGTTCCTCCATGACCAACTCAAG GTTCTAAGCGCTCCATATCTACGAACTTCAGTGGCTGGTAAAGTTGAG GATGGGGATTACTACAGCTTGGGAAGCCGCGGCCTCTGCCTCATGCCGGTCGCGGTGACGCTCGGAATAGCCCGGAGCAACGGCGCGGATCTATGGGCACCAGTTAACTCGAGCAGCAGGAACCCATAA
- the LOC109726622 gene encoding eukaryotic translation initiation factor 2A: protein MATSQTLMSSSSSSPQQSPPLQILVREPEGFSIWRGPPFANGEPRPELDRVPAAAARFSDDGARLLVTRSASAVSVYSCGGGGGGGFSEIRAFEIPSLLAAALSPRGAFLQTFQKSTSPQDKNVVIWSVESGSPVYQQFQKNMSKTTWPSVQFSSDESVACRMATNEIQFFDPKDFAKGIINRLKIPGVTAIELSKSPGSHVVAYIAEAKGVPASVQIFSCGKDLQSQPVARRSFFRCSSVQFHWNNGTTGLLAVAQSDVDKSNQSYYGETKLNYLTTDGSHEGLVPLKKEGPVHDVQWSLSGLEFAVVYGFMPARATVYDRKCNPLFELGQGPYNTIRWNPKGRFICLAGFGNLPGDMAFWDYSGKKLLGTTKAECSVTSEWSPDGRYFMTATTAPRLQVDNGIKIFHHDGSLYFKKMFAKLYQADWKPEAPERFGDIAELTKSVNAIKIDERKKQAQDSKSSQTSRQAAASTVAKPSAYRPPHAKNSASVQEELFGGLAPSEEMSKNALRNKKRREKQKEKKAAEAGS, encoded by the exons ATGGCGACCTCTCAAACCCTaatgtcgtcgtcgtcgtcgtcgccgcaaCAATCCCCTCCCCTACAAATCCTAG TTCGAGAGCCCGAGGGGTTCTCCATATGGCGAGGTCCCCCCTTCGCCAATGGCGAGCCCCGCCCCGAGCTCGACCGggtccccgccgccgccgccaggtTCAGCGACGACGGGGCGCGGCTCCTCGTCACCAGAAGCGCTTCCGCGGTCAGCGTCTacagctgcggcggcggcgggggcggaggaTTCTCGGAGATCAGAGCCTTCGAGATCCCCTCCCTCCTCGCCGCGGCGCTCTCCCCGCGCGGCGCGTTCCTCCAAACGTTTCAGAAATCGACGTCGCCGCAGGATAAGAACGTCGTGATTTGGAGCGTGGAGAGCGGTTCTCCTGTGTACCAGCAGTTTCAGAAGAATATGTCGAAAACTACATG GCCATCAGTTCAGTTTAGTTCTGATGAATCAGTCGCTTGTAGAATGGCTACGAATGAGATACAATTTTTCGATCCTAAGGATTTCGCCAAAGGAATTATAAATAGATTGAAAATTCCTGGTGTTACTGCAATTGAGCTCTCAAAGTCTCCTGGTTCACACGTTGTGGCATACATAGCAGAAGCCAAG GGTGTCCCAGCTAGTGTTCAAATCTTTTCTTGTGGTAAGGATTTACAAAGCCAGCCTGTTGCTCGGAGAAGTTTCTTTCGATGTTCTAGTGTTCAGTTCCATTGGAACAATGGCACAACTGGGCTTCTTGCTGTTGCTCAATCTGACGTCGATAAGAGCAACCAGAGTTACTATGGAGAAACTAAGCTGAACTACTTGACAACTGATGGGAGTCATGAAGGACTTGTTCCTCTCA AAAAAGAAGGGCCTGTGCATGATGTTCAGTGGTCTCTCTCGGGATTGGAATTCGCTGTTGTGTATGGAT TTATGCCTGCAAGAGCAACAGTATATGACAGGAAATGCAACCCTCTGTTCGAGCTTGGTCAAGGTCCTTACAATACAATAAGGTGGAATCCAAAAGGGAGAT TTATATGCCTGGCTGGATTCGGTAATTTACCAGGTGATATG GCATTTTGGGATTATTCTGGGAAGAAGTTGCTTGGGACAACAAAGGCTGAATGTTCAGTCACGAGTGAATGGTCTCCTGATGGGCGATATTTCATGACTGCCACAACCGCACCTAGGCTGCAAGTAGACAATGG GATAAAAATTTTCCACCACGATGGGTCTCTGTATTTTAAGAAAATGTTCGCTAAGCTGTATCAG GCTGACTGGAAGCCAGAAGCACCTGAAAGATTTGGCGATATTGCTGAACTGACCAAGTCAGTTAATGCTATAAAGATTgatgaaagaaagaaacaag CTCAAGATTCGAAGTCCTCGCAAACATCAAGACAGGCTGCTGCGAGTACTGTCGCAAAACCTTCCGCATATCGCCCACCTCATGCAAAGAATTCTGCTTCAGTTCAAGAAGAG CTTTTCGGGGGACTAGCGCCTTCAGA GGAGATGAGCAAAAATGCTTTGAGAAATAAGAAGAGACGAGAAaagcaaaaggagaaaaaggcCGCAGAGGCGGGAAGTTAA